Part of the Ictalurus punctatus breed USDA103 chromosome 9, Coco_2.0, whole genome shotgun sequence genome is shown below.
TAAAGAAGTCTATGAAAtttagtgtatatatgtattctaTGCTGTAAAATACACTGTATAATAAATTTATTTTGTCTGCTTTAAATTGTTTGTATattgtttgcatttttataatcattcattaaaaaatcctTTAAACTGTTTCAGTTTTAATAACTTCTTACTACATGCTGTAAGTATTGGAATTCAAATGTATTCGAATAGAAGGATATACAATATGTGTTTTagcaattattttcattttaaggtATTCTGACTTCATTTCAGAAACCAATATCTCAATCAATTGTCTCAATGCAGAAATATCattgaaaaaataaagtgcataaATTAAAGTCAGGTGATAGATTAAAACTCCAGTTCATCCACTTTAACTTGGATTTCTCTGAACATTCTTTGTTTAGTGACCCTTACTGTTTTATTCCCTTAGGTGAAACACATTGGTGTCCTCATAATTTATTCAAACATTTCATAAATAACTATGAATCTTGATCATTCAAACTTTCCATAAAACTCACAATGTCCCTTAGCTTTTCTTTCACTGTCATATCTTTGGAGTATTCCAGTGATCCTGTTTGGGATTCAATTGATGTTTTTGTTATCTGGCTAATAAGTTTACAGTCAGAATCGTCACCACAGATTGGACTTGGAAGATCAGGATCCTCTGCTTGGTTCTCAATACTCTCTGCTCTCATGTCAGTTTGACTCTTTTCATCAGTTCCACAATCATCCATGTCTGCCTGGTCACCATCATCCTCCTCAGAGACCAGCTGTCCTGCTACATATTTACCATCTTTCTTTTTGCTTGGCTTCTGAATATATATCCTATCTTTGCTCTCATGTGATTCCTTTTCAACCTCATTTTCTGCCTCAGGAGATTCACTTTGATTTTCATCTGCACTATTTTCAGTGGACATATTAGCTTTACTCTTTCTTGTGGTACCATCTTCCTCTGTTTTCTCACTTTCTATGATTTCACCTATTTCATTTTTTCTAGGCTCAGCGTCAGCTGCAGCAGCAGGCACATCATCATGTGTTCGCTCATCACTTGTCGCATTACTATTCTCAGCTTCTCCTGATTCATCGCTGGATGTCTTGCCTTCTTTGGCTGATTGTGTTTCTTCTCCTGTTCTATTTTCTGTTTCCTCACCTTCTTCTGGTATCTCTGCATTCTCTTCAGTCTCGTCTCTTTCCTCTTCAGCATCCCCAGTTCCACTCTCTTTATTTGTTTCCCCTTCAGACACCGCCTCTTCAGCTCTTTCATCATTTGATTCCTTTTCCTCCACTGGATTCCCTTCTCCCTCTTCAATTTCActgctttctgtttcttttctttctgcatCTACTTCATCAGCTGGATCTTTTTCCATTGCTACCTCTTCATCTGCTGTTGTATCTCCCACTGTTGCCTCTTCTGCCTCTTCATCTTCTCTATTCATTACTTCAGTGTCCTTGTTACCTGTGCTCTTGTACTCCAAATCCTCTGTCACTTCATGTCTTTCCCTCTCTGGTTTGCTTCCGTCATCATCTGCTCCATCAGTGTTATTATCAAACATTTTCTCTTCTGCTGGCTgcccatcatcttcatcatcagatGGTCCTTCCTTCAGTTTTCTCCATCCTCCATTATTTATTATCCCTACATCTTTATCTTCATTGTCACAGGCCTGAATCCCATGCTCTGTTATGATTTCATCCTTAGTCTCCTCCTCCATAAGAATATCATCTTCGCCTATTTGGCTTTTTATAACATGTACTTTGGCCTCCTcattaaccacttctaaattatttttatcttGGTCAAGGCTACTATCAGTACCCTTAATCTGATCTTTTTGTTCATTCAGTTTGAACTGTACTGGCATAGCAACATGGGGATCCTTCTTTGCTTGCAAGATTTGCCTAAGATCAAAATCCTTAAGAACTGGAGCCACGTTCAAAGCTTTAGTACACTGGACAACTCTTGATGCCATCTTCTTTTTCACACATGTGTCACATGGACAATATTCATCTTCACTGCGCTGGTCACTGAATTCAGTACCTGAAGCAGTGTTTATGTCTTCACTTCTTGAAAGGTTATAAAGTTTATTCTGCATACCTTTAAGACGTCTTCGCCGTTGCTCAGTTTGGACTGTAGAATCTCTAGAAAGCATGCTTATTGGTGGTCTTGGTGTTCTACCAGCTCGACTTTGGATTTTTTGGAGCTCTCGTTTTATAGTAGACTGAATCCGTTTATGAACCTCTTCTTTAAGTTCACTGATCATTATATCAAGTGTCTCGTTGTCATCTAAATCCCACCGTACTTTGAACTCTGCTATTGCATTTGCATAGTGAGACATAAATTGTGTTTCCAGTTTCTTTAACAAGCTCAAAACCCAGACTGGATCTGGGTCTTGTGAAATTCTCTTAGTTAACTGACCTTTCTGATCTGATGGTAGTGTTCTTGAGTTGATATTTTCTGGTTGATTTTGTTCTTTATCAGACACTGATTTAACATCTCCATTATTCTCAGAGGTCCTCATGGAGAATGTTGAAGCTATTTCCTTAAGATCTTTTATATGTTCATTAGCCTGAAGGACACCGTCTGTGGCTTTAAGGCCTTCATCTTTTTGTGCTTCCTTCTTTAGTTTTTCATGTTCGGGACTGCATCGGACCCTCTCAGCAATGTCTGGAGTTACAGGATCTGAAGAGACAGGTGAAGTATGTATGTTTTCTGGTGTAGCAGATAAAGAGTCACATCCACCCCCAGTAGGTGCATCTCCTTGAATCTGTGGGAAGGACTTCTGTTCAGCAATTAATGTTGTTCTGCCTTGTGTTGCTTCTGATTTTTCAAGCCCACCACTGATGCTTCCTTTACCAGACCCTATGGAACCACTGCTTACATCTACCCCTGAGGACGACCTCGGGTTAAATTCATCCTCTGCTGAATGAACTTTTATTTCATGCTTATCTTGCACAGTTTCAGAGGGCCTGTTAATCCATAGTGACTGGAGAGTGCTTATAATTTCACTATATTTGTCATATATCTTTGGATCTGGGTCAATCACTTGTAAATTAGCAAGGCAGTCTAGTAGTCCTTTGGCTGATGTGCTTAATTTTCTCCCATATGTTGGTGAAACTTCAGGCAAACTATTGCATCTGTCCAATTTGGGGCTTAAGAGGACCTTCATGACCTGGATCGAGGACTGACAATTATTTGTTAAACCCTCTCTCTTAGTTAATTTTGGGCTGAGATGATTGCAATCACTGTTGGCTGCAATTGTTTGAAATGTCTCATTACATGCTAGTGTTACATCACAGATGGTATTTTTATCTTCTGTAACAGGATCTGCACCTTCAGACCCACATACTTCTTGAGATTCTTTCATTGTCATTGACTTTTCAGACTGTTCTTCAATTTCATTTGGAAAATATCCTTCTTCTTTCACAGCAGGTATTTGAAGGAGAGTTTCATCATGTTGCTCACTGAATTCTTCCTCCATTTCATACATAGGACCATCAATTGGTATATTTTTAAGCCAGTCCTTTACAACATCTGTAGGAGATGCATTAGGTAAACAAGATGGCATCAGTGCTTCCTTAGAATGATCCTCAGTTCTTTCCTGTGATGTGCTGctaattttcttttgtttaaagcTGGTTATTTTACAGTTACTGTCAATATGCTGCATCCCTTCAAGGACACAGTTTTTGTCTGATGTGTTTGATCTTGATCCTCTACTGTCTGGTTTTGCATCGATATCATTTTCCCTTAATAGATCTGGACTGTGAGGCAAAACACTATCACCTTTAGAATCTGGAGTGGTGCAGTTTTCTGACAATTCAGACTTAGTGACATATTTATTCCTGGCTGGAGGTTTCTTGTCTgatttggatgtttttaaagaaataacacTTTCAGCATTGTTAGAATCAGTTTTCCTGGCTTCTTTTGGTTCAAGGTTTGAGAAGGATCTTTCCTTGCTCTGTGTAGTACATTGATCCGATGTAGCAGCTCCGTGGGTGTAAGCCTTGCCCgaggttattttattttgactgGATTTTGAAGAACTTCCAGATATGGTTAAAGCTTTGTTTGTCTCACccttatttgtatttgtattgatTGCTTGAGTACCATGTGTATACATTTTTATGGTTGCAGTGTTTTTACTGAGTGAGTTCTGCTGTGATTTCTCTGATGACACTGACAATGCAGATGGAACTCTATGATCACAATCATTCTGTAAAAGCTTGGCCACTACCTTGCTTTCTGTCTTTGATTTGGCTGATATGATACATTCAGATTCAGTTCCAAAGATATCTTCAGGATTCTTGCATGAATCTTGCATATCATTAGACAATTTTGACTTATCCCAAACTGAAGAACTTATAGACACAGTTGTTTTGACCCTCTCTTTTGTTTCTGTTATTACTGAGTTGTGAACAGCATGATCTAGTGCAGAGGGTTCAGGGGAATATTTCTCTGACAAACATCTAGGTTCATCAAAGATTTGTGATATGTTGCTCATGGATCGTTCATTGAGGTCCTCAGACCTCTCTTCTGCACAAAGTCCAAGAGAAACAGAAGCTGTTGATGTTGGACTTAATGGTTCATCTAGCAGGAAATGCGAGGCTGGAGTGGGAGACATTGTACATTTGCATTTTCCTGAGGGACTATTTGCCACTCTTTGAACACATCTGCTTGAAGTGTAGTGGCGTTTGTTAGATCTTGTTGATTTTGAAGATGCTTTAGAATGACCAGATTTTACACTTAATGCCTGATTATTATTTCCGATCGTAATTGGTGACTTTGGTGATGGAGAGGTCACTAGTAAGGATTTCTGTGCATTACACTTTGCATCATCTGTTGTTTGTCTAGTGTCTTGCCCTGCAGTCATATCATTGGGATTCAACAATGACTCTAAATCTCTCTCTGAGCATGCATTTGATTTCACAGAAACTTTGGCACTCTTGGACAGTTCAGTTGTTGACCTATGTGAATGTATTTTTTCATGAGGTGTGTCTGTAATACGGCTTGTAGAAACTGCTGGTGAGGCAGTTGCAGTGTCTTGAATGTTGTTTGATTTGTGGGACTTGTCAGAATCTTTAGAAGAGTGTGTTTTAATTGACATTGAGCTAGGGACTCTTTCTTTAGTGTCCATATCAGAAGCTTGCATTACATTCTCTATTTCTGGTATATTTTCCTTGGCCATATACAAAACCCCAATTTCCTCATCAATTTGATTCTTTAGTCCAGATATTGTTACTACATCTGGTATGTCACTGTTTGACTTTTCTGTTCTAATTGATTTAATTGACCTGGCACTTTGGGTCCTTCCTTCTACATCCTCCACTCCAGCATTTTCAGAAATCATTTCTGCAATAGATGATCTCCCACATGCATGCTGGTTTGAATTATTGGATTGTTTTGAAGCGGCAGAATTATTTGATAAATCAAACAATGCACTTTGGGAGCTGGCATGCCTGACCTCTTCCTCAGCTATATTATTTTGAACAGGTTCAGTATTCTCAAGTATGTTTGAAATAGCATAATCTCTTTGTGGTTCACAATGTGTGCATTTGTTAGATCTCTCAGACCCACGTGCCTTAGATGATCTCTCGTGAAGTGACTTAACTTCACTATCTTCCTCAGCTACCTGGACTGGCATATCCTGAATATTTGCTGGTAGTGTTGATAATCTTCCACAGCCACCACAACAAGGGCATACTGTGGACATCACTGAGAAACATGTGTTTGTCGACATGGCAGTTATAGATTTATTCCCACTCTTTGTTT
Proteins encoded:
- the rp1l1a gene encoding retinitis pigmentosa 1-like 1 protein; its protein translation is MQSAGFSNASYQIRNDSLSHFSSVTTATPAKRITFYKSGDTQFNGITMPINKRSFKCFDALLDDLSQKMPLPFGVRTITTPRGAHAIQSLEQLQDGACYLCSDRHYVKPIDMEAAGKRPAVWHHNYPLNTPRKPSRPEEPPARYSGHHYHRQPKRIVLVKNYDPAVRRSIVLSRKRARSLRAFMDEVSELMQCNVRKLYTLEGRKIDSMQSLMQCPSVLVCVGREPFKPLLLENLRKNSEEKLPGIGARSHSSIFSEGHDGKKNVNFGLETKKSIIHPRSDSSNKSTRFSLSSEKSYPNGSGMTPRQLGCVTKEVLMNDDVEKRVFVNKDGSLSVEMKVRFRLVNDETLQWSTEIKKLPTSTNECSSLEEGDPHCFQGKVVYSEPESNTECEAEEACSPKCHQVDFIGSHCHNCRNHSQGYDIWKNPLHKDDGTSGTRSSSNSAGSSDKIMHQKASVDSVYTVSRSSEEYTEHVVKKASCFHQTIEEGDTRIEYCSISRCCSRNEVSTSTTKCNIPSDTSESNTGKIYHHNDNRKTDCVELDHLSKVTKAADLISAISNSSIIQSFKNDEGDDYEDLSPRIARASQWCSEQDKQFTCVHCNGSQRLHNLQSSSIPPKVSSCSADAVKSKMYKSMYAAPEVPQEGHADTDSRDSARSSVSNVSSRSQCCCCSQCIEAITGLMESDMKNGLKEEVLNSMSDDSKVSNKSQARANSPRRAISDGGAQKACKEETKSGNKSITAMSTNTCFSVMSTVCPCCGGCGRLSTLPANIQDMPVQVAEEDSEVKSLHERSSKARGSERSNKCTHCEPQRDYAISNILENTEPVQNNIAEEEVRHASSQSALFDLSNNSAASKQSNNSNQHACGRSSIAEMISENAGVEDVEGRTQSARSIKSIRTEKSNSDIPDVVTISGLKNQIDEEIGVLYMAKENIPEIENVMQASDMDTKERVPSSMSIKTHSSKDSDKSHKSNNIQDTATASPAVSTSRITDTPHEKIHSHRSTTELSKSAKVSVKSNACSERDLESLLNPNDMTAGQDTRQTTDDAKCNAQKSLLVTSPSPKSPITIGNNNQALSVKSGHSKASSKSTRSNKRHYTSSRCVQRVANSPSGKCKCTMSPTPASHFLLDEPLSPTSTASVSLGLCAEERSEDLNERSMSNISQIFDEPRCLSEKYSPEPSALDHAVHNSVITETKERVKTTVSISSSVWDKSKLSNDMQDSCKNPEDIFGTESECIISAKSKTESKVVAKLLQNDCDHRVPSALSVSSEKSQQNSLSKNTATIKMYTHGTQAINTNTNKGETNKALTISGSSSKSSQNKITSGKAYTHGAATSDQCTTQSKERSFSNLEPKEARKTDSNNAESVISLKTSKSDKKPPARNKYVTKSELSENCTTPDSKGDSVLPHSPDLLRENDIDAKPDSRGSRSNTSDKNCVLEGMQHIDSNCKITSFKQKKISSTSQERTEDHSKEALMPSCLPNASPTDVVKDWLKNIPIDGPMYEMEEEFSEQHDETLLQIPAVKEEGYFPNEIEEQSEKSMTMKESQEVCGSEGADPVTEDKNTICDVTLACNETFQTIAANSDCNHLSPKLTKREGLTNNCQSSIQVMKVLLSPKLDRCNSLPEVSPTYGRKLSTSAKGLLDCLANLQVIDPDPKIYDKYSEIISTLQSLWINRPSETVQDKHEIKVHSAEDEFNPRSSSGVDVSSGSIGSGKGSISGGLEKSEATQGRTTLIAEQKSFPQIQGDAPTGGGCDSLSATPENIHTSPVSSDPVTPDIAERVRCSPEHEKLKKEAQKDEGLKATDGVLQANEHIKDLKEIASTFSMRTSENNGDVKSVSDKEQNQPENINSRTLPSDQKGQLTKRISQDPDPVWVLSLLKKLETQFMSHYANAIAEFKVRWDLDDNETLDIMISELKEEVHKRIQSTIKRELQKIQSRAGRTPRPPISMLSRDSTVQTEQRRRRLKGMQNKLYNLSRSEDINTASGTEFSDQRSEDEYCPCDTCVKKKMASRVVQCTKALNVAPVLKDFDLRQILQAKKDPHVAMPVQFKLNEQKDQIKGTDSSLDQDKNNLEVVNEEAKVHVIKSQIGEDDILMEEETKDEIITEHGIQACDNEDKDVGIINNGGWRKLKEGPSDDEDDGQPAEEKMFDNNTDGADDDGSKPERERHEVTEDLEYKSTGNKDTEVMNREDEEAEEATVGDTTADEEVAMEKDPADEVDAERKETESSEIEEGEGNPVEEKESNDERAEEAVSEGETNKESGTGDAEEERDETEENAEIPEEGEETENRTGEETQSAKEGKTSSDESGEAENSNATSDERTHDDVPAAAADAEPRKNEIGEIIESEKTEEDGTTRKSKANMSTENSADENQSESPEAENEVEKESHESKDRIYIQKPSKKKDGKYVAGQLVSEEDDGDQADMDDCGTDEKSQTDMRAESIENQAEDPDLPSPICGDDSDCKLISQITKTSIESQTGSLEYSKDMTVKEKLRDIVSFMESLNDQDS